The following are encoded together in the Theileria orientalis strain Shintoku DNA, chromosome 1, complete genome genome:
- a CDS encoding uncharacterized protein (GTP-binding protein, HSR1-related domain containing protein): MVGKPNSGKSSIIKQLTNAKPRVANFPFSTKFPIHGVIHTDSLYNEHEQEDEDGDFSENDNEDANYNKNEEEDDMASVNDADVNGGMESTKTDGDNSFVKNLMIVDIPGLISGSSSGRGLGHDFLRHIERCKIISYVVDSNVQDPLSDYLDVKKEIGTYDPSLLKKPEIILLNKIDLIDNKRIFELMNSFIRECDHDRIYFLSAKTRENVDFISLLFNQIYSEFILNNDWNTSNDQEDEECNIDKLDEFRNLSRRFKIEHEDGIFTIKSPYLERKVKMMRFDLPETLDRFRHILKVNKIRRKLVKLGLKPGDVLKIGDVSFTVQTDEFFI, encoded by the exons TTGGTTGGTAAACCGAATTCAG GAAAGAGCTCAATAATTAAGCAACTGACAAACGCTAAACCGAGAGTAGCAAACTTCCCATTTAGTACGAAATTTCCAATACACGGGGTGATCCA TACAGACTCCCTGTATAATGAACACGAGCAGGAGGATGAAGACGGAGATTTTAGTGAGAATGACAATGAAGACGCCaattacaataaaaatgaggaggaagatgatATGGCCAGTGTAAACGATGCCGATGTGAACGGTGGGATGGAAAGCACGAAGACTGATGGAGACAACAGTTTTGTTAAGAATTTGATGATTGTGGATATTCCAGGATTGATTTCAGGCTCAAGTTCAGGTCGCGGCCTAGGTCATGACTTCCTAAGGCACATTGAGcggtgtaaaataatatcataCGTAGTAGATTCAAACGTACAG GATCCGCTTTCCGATTACCTGGACGTTAAGAAAGAAATTGGCACGTATGACCCAAGCCTGTTGAAAAAGCCGGAAATAATACTGCTGAACAAAATTGATCTAATAGACAACAAGAGAATATTTGAGCTGATGAACTCGTTTATTAGGGAATGTGACCACGATAGAATATACTTCCTATCag CCAAAACGAGGGAAAATGTTGACTTTATTAGTCTGTTGTTCAATCAAATATACTCggaatttatattaaataatgattGGAACACCAGCAATGATCAAGAGGATG AGGAGTGTAACATAGATAAATTGGACGAATTCAGGAATTTAAGCAGGAGGTTTAAGATTGAACATGAAGACGGgatatttacaataaaatcGCCGTATTTGGAAAGGAAGGTGAAAATGATGCGATTTGACCTGCCAGAAACATTGGACAGGTTCAGACACATCTTGAAGGTGAATAAGATCAGAAGGAAGCTTGTGAAGCTTGGTTTGAAGCCAGGAGATGTTTTAAAGATAGGAGATGTATCATTCACTGTACAGACGgatgaattttttatttaa